ATTGAAATAGGTGTGAAGCCATTTTAGGGCTTTGCTATCTTCCTGACAAATGGGAATGTCTAAGATAGTAAAGACGTCCCACATGCAACTCTTTCTTTTATTGCGGAAACCGTATCTTTAATTGTGAATGTAGTTGTGTCTATGACATTTGATTCATATACTCCCAAACCGGAAAATTGCTCCCACATTGTTTCCACTAATTCAATATTTGTTTTTCTATCTAATTTTGAGCGTTCCACAGCTCGCTTCATAGTTTCTTTTTTACTCGCTCTTAATACAATATAGTGTACCTCGTAATCTTCTTGGGCAAGAGCTTTCCATGGCTCCAAAAACCATGGCCCGACAATCCCATCTACAATTACATCATATCCGCCACG
This genomic window from Roseburia sp. 831b contains:
- a CDS encoding AAA family ATPase; its protein translation is MNQGRIIVITGSPGTGKTTTASIVAKESDMDKSVHMHTDDFFHYLSKGAIPPHLPESNEQNLVVIEAFLEAAKRYARGGYDVIVDGIVGPWFLEPWKALAQEDYEVHYIVLRASKKETMKRAVERSKLDRKTNIELVETMWEQFSGLGVYESNVIDTTTFTIKDTVSAIKERVACGTSLLS